GTGGAGGACATGAAATAAGAGAATGTTAATGAATTATACTTCAGTATCATATTTTATAcgttatttcatatatttagaGCTTTCAAAGGAAAGGAACAAATTCATATTATCAGATGCTACTCATGAGAATCGAAAATGGGCAATCTAATTGGAAATGCTGTATCATCAGTCACATCTGTGACTGTACCTCCATTGATTAGGATTATTATCGCCCTCTTAATCACGTTAGCTATTTATAATccaaaaacaacaaataattttaaatcgaagTATGATTACATAGTAGGTAAGTAATATTTctatttgcagttttttttcctttacgtatgaaattatgaaataataagagAAAAGATGTAATAATTAgagtattcttttttatttgaaattttaatactcaatcaattgcttaaaaactgccgtgttaaaaaatgtttacttttgtaCCATAAgcttttagataatttttaaaattttttaaattaattagtttaatttttttttcagttgaattctattctattcatgaaaagaattttttcttgcaattgAAGGAGTTAGATGTTATTTAGGCGattcttttgataaataaacaaatatataaaagtcaaactgcattcaaaattaataaagtgacATATACACcctctgctttttttaaattcattaatctcGCTGAGGAATTTCCGTGAATAGTTAAAGAAAGAGATATTAGTGACTGCTGTCTTTTAGTTCACTTCCAAagagtttatatatttttagaaagagaTATTTAGATAGTCTTGAGTAAAATTCAGTCTAAAAAGTGTGTTGTTTAACAACAGTATTAAATgtaaaagggtaaaaaaaagacggtgaatgatattttaatagataatttctttctttagttGGAGCAGGAGCAGCAGGTTCTGTGATAGCAGCTCGGCTTTCTGAAGATCGTTGTGTATCAGTACTACTTCTTGAAGCCGGTCCAAAAGCCATTCCACTAACAGAAGTACcatccttttcattttttactcaaaatagcCCTAATGATTGGGGATACAAAACTGTACCACAAAAGAGGGGAGCTCTATTTCTACTTAATCGCGTAAGTGAATATGTTTCgaataactaaatttaagttGTTTAACTAGCTATCGTACAGCAATATAATTTGATAAggatacaaaacaattttttttcaactgaggCAAACTAGCGGccaaattaacattattatttaacttggTGAATTAAAATGCTTATCTAACGTACGTGATACATTATTAcacataaaacttttaatttgaatctaaaataacagaattaaatttttttaaaaattaaataacgtaAGAAAAACACTTGGCTTAAAAAcacatgcatttttaattgtaaataatgtgtaaaagcactttacacattattttaacatagaaaGCTTAGCAGTTatggtttaaaacaaaaaaagaaaaaacgttcACAACCATAACATACTTGAACGTATaagcataaaagttttttaaaaacttcgagtaactttttctttaagtctttaagttttaagtttaatttacatGTTAATTTTAACTCCATTGATGGAGCTTCAAATGTTTATGCAACTCATCAATTGATACTCTCAATTGCCCGATACACAATAATACATGCGAGTACCTGAAGAGGCTTTAAGTGAACTCTTTATACATCCATAGCTTACTACCAGCACACAGTTTATGCCTAAAGGTTCTTAACAAACaaccattttaaactttcaaattcttatttaaaaatgaaattagtagTTTAGTATAAAATTGCTGTTTAGAAATACAATAAACAGAGACAGTATTAAATCATTGTATGGTCTCCATAGTGtgattgttttgtttcataGATTTAACAACGcaattgtattgtttttttaatatgcctTCCTAACGCTTAAGCTTTTACAGCAAATGGTAACTCCAAGAGGCAAAGGATTAGGAGGGTCAActttgttgaattattttatgtacgTGAGAGGAAACCGCCGTGATTACGATGGTTGGGCAAAGCAAGGAGCTACCGGATGGTCCTGGAAAGATGTCTATCCATACTTTCTCAAATCTGAAGGCAACACAGATCCAAAGATCGTTGCAGATGGTATGAATAAGATttgtagaaatataaaaaaagaagttgttcTCTGAGTAAAAAAAGGAGTAAATGTTGACTTCCAGTACTGTGCGAATTAGCTGGATTCGCGGTAAGAAGTTGAATCATGATTCCGTCTAAGTTGTGTGATATAATTACGTAACTAAATATTATCACAGGAGCGAGTGTAATATTAGTTATTCGATCacttgaataattaatatcGTAGTTGCTCAATTAACAACTTGCTTCTTTCTTCGACAATATGGTTCAATCTGATTGTCCATTcatacataagaaaaaaatttaaaaaaatgcaaagtctTAAAATTTGACTGAGTTGTAGGAAAAAAGCCCTGAATAACTAACTAAAAATCCGAGATAAaaacaagagaagaaaatttagtattgtccttctatatatatataacgtcaTTCAGTTTTTACAAACAGCAATGGGTTCAAGCAAAACAAAAACGTAATATGCAATATGAAGTACATTCCAACAAAATACTGCTGCTAAGACCACTGCTCACAACATTTGTCCTAGCAATTCAGCTTGAAACTTTTGTCCAATAAGAAaacaatatagttaaaatagacACGTGGTGAGAAAGATGACCACAGTGGAAAGTACTCCATCTAACTTCCaagagtaaaaattttgtatgcatATTTCGTTttctaataaacttttttcttatatttgttGCTTGGGCAATGATATCTTGTAACAAATTCGGAcgatattttcatatttcatgcCCAAATCTTTTTAACAGCGTAGTTTAAATtgataatagtattttttttttacgtgtgGCATGTTGATTTCGAAAATgttagttgaataatttatttacagtaacTATAAGAATCAACAATAGTACTATACAACTTACTAATAAGCGAAATGAAGGTAACGAATTCCAAATCCGCATTTCACTGCTTCTTTTCTCTGTAagcaattttatgaaatattaactttgttccaaaaagaaaaaaacttttgtttttagcttttttaattttgttgcagcagaaacaaatttctaatttcGGGGGGATCATAAATTTGTATCTACtataatatctatatttttagtttcatccGAAATCATAAGATCAGTACGAATCcgatacaattttatttcttactcaaCTTGGTGAAAAAGGGTTTCTCAAAATCGAGCGAAATTGAGTCAAAATAGTCGAATTCGAAATTCCTATGTGTTCACAAATGAACTTCATTTTAGAGAAAATTGCAGTTTCAGAAGTGATGTGGATGGAAAAATGCGAGAGAGATTTGTTTGTTGAATGTAGAGAGGATTCGAACAAAGGACCTCCGGATTTTCGGTAGGACGCTCTAGGTACCATAGCTGTGCGCCTTAGCCCAGTAGGAGTTAGGAAGCTTTATAGTGTTGCCACAGTAATGACACATCATGCCATGCGGCGACTATTATTTGACAATTATTTGATTCGGAgctatattgatacatttttactcattttacaGTGAAAAGTAGTAGTTATGTACCAGAATTTCTAAGTTTAAAGACATAGATACTACGATTCAAAAAGATACTTTTCACATATATACAAAAGAGTAAATTTCTACTCTCTCAACAAGGAATgagtaaaaaagaatgaaattttaaagtataacaaGAGAAGTGGTAAATCGTGATTCTTAAGTATTTACTATTAATCTGATTGTTTATGGCTAGAtcgaaaatttaagtaataattttatacttttatttagtagCTCTTTTATGCGTATACTTGCTGTTGTATGCTGTTgcttcattgaatatttttaaatacaaaaggaCTACTTTTATCATTTAAGGTTACCATAACACAAGTGGTCCCCTGACAATTCAAAGTGCCCAGTGGAGCACTCCACTGATGGAAGCATGGAGAAAAGCAGCTGCCGAACGTGGATATGAATATAGAGACATTAATGGAGAAAAGCAAACCGGTAAttcacataattatttttctttgtatatttttaataaagctatAACGAAtcgaattaattattatttctttttctgtaaaggattttataaaatacaaggATTTTTGAGAAATGGTCGAAGATGCACCACATCCAAAGCCTTTCTAATACCTGCACAAGATCGTCCGAATTTAGACATTGTTACTGATGCTTTAGTCACAAAGGTACGAAATAAGCAAAATCAGTTTAATGTtggtgtaaaaatgtttttttagtttttggtGGTAACAGGCCTACTTAATGGTGTTTTTCGAAACTCTTTCATGAAGAAGGGAATGCTTAAGTTTAGTtacttaaactgaaataaaagttataacttaaaattatacatacattGCAGTTACCGCAAGTCATCTTTAGAAAAGACAACTctaatatttcgaaaattattcaactttactaaaatttaagaatttggctggatgaaaattcataaaatcaatgaacaattcccatattttttaacatttcatggGTTCAAACAATGTAGCGTTTCGGTAACTTTTTAATAAGCTTCAAAAAAGTTCATAGATAGTTCATaaacgcttttaatttttagaaaatgttagaaaatgaaatgactttgctaaaatttaagaatttggctggatgaaaattcataaaatcaatgaaaaattcccatattttttaacatttcatggGTTCAAACAATGTAGCGTTTCGGTAACTTTTTAATAAGCTTCAAAAAAGTTCATAGATAGTTCATaaacgcttttaatttttagaaaatgttagaaaatgaaatgactttgctaaaatttaagaatttggctggatgaaaattcataaaatcaatgaaaaattcccatattttttaacatttcatggGTTNGAAATATTAGTTATTGCTAAAAAAGTTCATAGATAGTTCATaaacgcttttaatttttagaaaatgttagaaaatgaaatgactttgctaaaatttaagaatttggctggatgaaaattcataaaatcaatgaaaaattcccatattttttaacatttcatggGTTCAAACAATGTAGCGTTTCGGTAACTTTTTAATAAGCTTCAAAAAAGTTCATAGATAGTTCATAAACGCttttaagttttagaaaatgttgTCTTTTATTCACATCaacattttcagtaatttttgtaactatCCTTAAGAACATTGTTCGGGCATGGACATGATTTAATTTAGTAGTCAATAACAATCATTCAATAAGAGTTTTATAATATACGTTATTTCGTGTAAAAATTGAGACTTCTAAAAACAGTCttaatgaaattgataaaaaatgcatacttAAATTGATTGCTAATTAACATATACATATGATTATTGTTTATAGGTATTAATAGACAGAAATAAGAATGCATACGGAGTGAAATTCCAAAAAGATGGAAAAGATCATGAAGTTCATATTAACAAAGAAGTTATTGTGAGCGGAGGAACCATAAATTCTCTTCAACTTCTGATGCTTTCAGGAATCGGTCCCAGGAAACACCTCGAGGCAAAAGGGGTGAGCctgttttaactattttatatttattttacttttccgAAAGACTACGGGGCCAGCggttgtgggttcgaatcccaccgtagTCATGTATGtaactttctttttctctttgtgttctatgtcctttcttttGTGTGGTTGTGTGACCCGCTCTATAAGCGATTTGTGCTTGTATGACGTGGGCGATGGTACTCCAGCTTCGTGGCTTAGCCACAGTGCCCTCTGGGTAATGATTAGAGAGTAGCAATTTTGACATTTGtgaggccaatgggaaatagatCCGagtgaaagaatttttgaaagcCATTTGAAAGATAACTAAAGGGCCAGCGAGAACAAGCGCTTTGTACAgatttaaatacagtattttaaaaatacataattcatgTAATTGCAGTTAAATGATTGAGCAAATTGATGGTAAAAATCTGCTGCTATAAGTTCCGAATCGTAAATaagtacatatttataaaaaattacaaaaaaattgtagctATTTATAATGAGGTATGCTTTTTACGtaagaaaatataagtttatgaCTAATTGCTTTATGCctgcagtttttttctttttttttttgcagaagtttttctcttaataaattataaatattttcagtgttaCGTTATGCTAAAGTGACGGTTCACATTCAAAGCTcctaacaaattttatttcttcatgcTAAGGCAACtaatagttatagaattaaaggaaatttcataaatttcatatatttcgtccgaagtaaatatttacattaatcaataacttaaaattttatatttttctttgcctCAAATTTCGTGATTGCTGACGTTTAAAGCTGACGTCTAATTTGAACTTTTTCCTTTCAGATACCAGTAATTGAAGATTTACCTGTAGGAGACAATTATCAAGATCATGTAGGtacttttttcttgaattttgaaGCAACAGGATCAAAAGAtacaattcaacaaatttttagcAGACCACTTGGTAGTCTGATTGATTACAATTCAAAGGGAACAGGTGAGATAAAAGAGCTAAATCTGTCAAATAATTCTTcaatatatgttatttattttataaccgttgttgaacagccgaatcaatgtttttgggtttatgacaactaatgttcaactccgtagccttgtaattttgagcccaatccaaaaaacaagggatctcctggatcaagtattgggagaaatttttcatgGAACTGACCAACagttgctttacatggagaggaaaaccacgaaaacctctcacggttacttctctaatttttaactttccaaACGTTTAAGCAACAGAATTTGATTCTCAGTAATGATTTGAAGGGAGTTTTTGGAAGCGCAGCTTTTACagctaaaaatttttcttcctttatttaatataatttaattttacagtcaattgctcaaaaacaaatatactttgaaaaaaaaatctctaatatttataaactgtttCATAAACAGaagctttttaactttttacacCTTAACTTTGAACCTAGGCAATTTTTTTCTGCTCATTTGTTAAGTATTaaggtaataataatattattattatgaaagacaatcactgtaaaaaattatccatcTAAAGATTCGGGCGTGAAATGACTAAATAAAGTGTTACACGGTTAGAACTGTCGAAAAAAcggaaaactaatttttttaaacaatagtcgaaatgtaaatatctaaatctttttttatagaatGGAAGTTGAAGTGagatataataatagattaaacaaaaaaaaaaggctatatggcaaatataattattatggaCCATAATTATAGATCATATTATAGGCCATAATTATAGACTTTTAATGCAGTTTTACTGCAATCTGATTATACAACTTTCATCAGcactaacttttatttaaattgcaggGCCTTTTGCTAGCTTCAATGGTATAGAAGGTCAAGCTTGGGTCAATTCTAAATTCAATGATCCTTCTCTTGATTGGCCTGATTTAGAGATTCATTTAGAAGCTTTCTCACCTACGTCTGATGCAGGATTAGTATCCGGACATTTGTTGGGTATTCCGCAAAAAGTATACTTATTatgtctaatttaaaattataaaacattattagcTCTGAcgcaattttatttgaatcctTAATAGGAAATGataactatctttttttttgttgtaaactcagaattattaaataaaatttgtaaattatcgA
This window of the Parasteatoda tepidariorum isolate YZ-2023 chromosome 4, CAS_Ptep_4.0, whole genome shotgun sequence genome carries:
- the LOC107438235 gene encoding L-sorbose 1-dehydrogenase; this translates as MGNLIGNAVSSVTSVTVPPLIRIIIALLITLAIYNPKTTNNFKSKYDYIVVGAGAAGSVIAARLSEDRCVSVLLLEAGPKAIPLTEVPSFSFFTQNSPNDWGYKTVPQKRGALFLLNRQMVTPRGKGLGGSTLLNYFMYVRGNRRDYDGWAKQGATGWSWKDVYPYFLKSEGNTDPKIVADGYHNTSGPLTIQSAQWSTPLMEAWRKAAAERGYEYRDINGEKQTGFYKIQGFLRNGRRCTTSKAFLIPAQDRPNLDIVTDALVTKVLIDRNKNAYGVKFQKDGKDHEVHINKEVIVSGGTINSLQLLMLSGIGPRKHLEAKGIPVIEDLPVGDNYQDHVGTFFLNFEATGSKDTIQQIFSRPLGSLIDYNSKGTGPFASFNGIEGQAWVNSKFNDPSLDWPDLEIHLEAFSPTSDAGLVSGHLLGIPQKVINQVYLPYLGKHTFTMFSCFLRPFSRGTVRLATANPNDYPLIDPNTFANASDIDRVQAVLQENVDIVTKTNAFKEIGAKLFETKFPGCEQFEANSTYYSPEYLRCIAIGYTFNLYHPVGTCKMGSADDKTTVVDPQLKVKGIRNLRVADGSIIPNQVSGNTEAPIVMIGEKCSDMIKADNPDRNNC